One window from the genome of Brachyspira sp. SAP_772 encodes:
- the hpf gene encoding ribosome hibernation-promoting factor, HPF/YfiA family, with the protein MHQNIIGKNVRITKNVREHIANKMQNIKVHSDRIIDANIICEHIHEEYIVQGTITFGKQVFHDKEKEKDLYAAIDTMFQKIERKIRKSKEKTIDKTQRAVVDKSVQTDDDDASYSINTLSLYEKPLDEVDALVIFNHDKRPYLAYFPIKREEDLYSVKIGKYPSYLFKGNDSKTYEIYESDDSNNSWNIDEVSLTSDNNIDASSSKKYELKEYNVSEAVNYLTENNNEKFVVYVSSVTGQVEALYKESDISFTLIRIFEL; encoded by the coding sequence ATGCATCAAAACATCATAGGTAAAAACGTGAGAATCACTAAAAACGTAAGAGAACATATAGCTAATAAGATGCAAAATATAAAAGTTCATTCTGATAGAATAATAGATGCTAATATCATCTGTGAACATATACATGAAGAATATATAGTTCAAGGTACTATTACTTTTGGTAAACAAGTATTCCATGACAAAGAAAAAGAAAAAGACTTGTATGCAGCAATAGATACAATGTTCCAAAAAATAGAAAGAAAAATTAGAAAATCTAAAGAGAAAACTATAGATAAAACTCAAAGAGCTGTAGTTGATAAAAGCGTACAAACTGATGATGATGATGCTTCTTATTCTATAAACACATTATCTTTGTATGAAAAACCTTTAGATGAAGTAGATGCTCTTGTTATATTTAATCATGATAAAAGGCCGTATCTTGCTTATTTCCCTATAAAGAGAGAAGAAGATTTATATAGCGTAAAAATAGGTAAATATCCTTCTTATCTATTTAAAGGAAATGATTCTAAGACTTATGAAATATACGAGAGCGATGATTCTAATAATTCTTGGAATATAGATGAAGTTAGTTTAACTAGCGATAATAATATAGATGCTAGTTCAAGCAAAAAATATGAATTAAAAGAATATAATGTGAGTGAGGCAGTAAACTACTTAACAGAAAACAACAATGAAAAGTTTGTAGTATATGTAAGCAGTGTTACTGGTCAGGTAGAGGCTTTATATAAGGAATCAGATATATCTTTTACTTTAATAAGAATATTTGAGTTATAA
- a CDS encoding PTS sugar transporter subunit IIA, protein MSLIDYINKDAIMIDVQETDKERLLSKMVERLNECGLLLNKDEAEHSIMAREKLMSTGVGSGIAIPHAKTDAVDKIVLTVATIKNGINYKSVDKKKVFIVFMLLAPKDSASENLKVLTTIAKILRDNSHFVEKLINTEKNEDIISLIAKEEMKL, encoded by the coding sequence ATGAGCTTGATAGACTATATCAACAAAGATGCAATAATGATAGATGTTCAAGAGACAGATAAAGAACGTTTACTCTCTAAAATGGTAGAAAGACTTAATGAATGCGGGCTTTTGCTCAACAAAGATGAAGCAGAACACTCGATTATGGCTAGAGAGAAGCTTATGAGCACTGGGGTTGGAAGCGGTATAGCTATTCCGCATGCCAAGACTGATGCTGTAGACAAGATAGTTTTAACAGTTGCTACAATCAAAAATGGTATAAATTATAAATCTGTAGATAAGAAAAAAGTATTTATAGTTTTTATGCTTCTTGCGCCTAAAGATTCGGCATCAGAAAATTTAAAAGTGCTAACTACAATAGCTAAAATACTTAGAGATAATAGTCATTTTGTAGAGAAGCTTATAAATACAGAAAAAAATGAAGATATAATATCTCTTATCGCTAAAGAGGAAATGAAATTATAA
- the hprK gene encoding HPr(Ser) kinase/phosphatase → MPKKINVEKFLEINENRNNILKIRRLTGLIGMKNEIYSCDVNRPGMALFRYFQDFAFERIQIFGKGEGNYVVTLDKENKTDIFEEMLSYKIPICIFTYGLVPPESFIEIAKKNNICVIVTEIPTNEFVLSMQNLIEEEFLESFRVHGGLVEXFGVGILILGKSGVGKSEATLELIYKGHRLIADDTVEFKKLKDGRIIGKKHDVIKHKMEVRGIGIVDISRLSGMSAIRDKKRLDLVIELEQWKDDEQYDRMGLYDKTYNILNTEIPYIKLPVRAGRNICILIETAAKNLRLKEMGYNSAKELDKDLIEAMQKKGS, encoded by the coding sequence ATGCCTAAAAAAATAAATGTTGAAAAATTCCTTGAAATCAACGAAAATAGAAATAACATATTAAAAATAAGAAGATTAACGGGTTTAATTGGCATGAAAAACGAAATATATAGCTGCGATGTCAATAGACCCGGTATGGCATTATTTAGATATTTTCAGGACTTTGCCTTTGAAAGGATACAGATATTTGGCAAGGGCGAAGGAAATTATGTTGTAACTTTAGACAAAGAAAATAAAACTGATATATTTGAAGAGATGCTTTCTTACAAGATTCCTATATGTATATTTACTTATGGGCTTGTTCCGCCTGAATCTTTTATAGAAATTGCTAAAAAAAATAATATATGTGTTATTGTTACAGAGATTCCTACTAATGAGTTTGTATTATCTATGCAAAACTTAATAGAAGAAGAGTTTTTAGAATCATTTAGAGTTCATGGCGGGCTTGTTGAGGKTTTTGGTGTTGGAATTTTAATATTAGGTAAAAGCGGTGTTGGTAAGAGTGAGGCTACTTTAGAGCTTATATATAAAGGTCATAGGCTTATAGCAGATGATACTGTTGAGTTTAAGAAATTAAAAGACGGTAGGATTATTGGTAAAAAACATGATGTTATTAAGCATAAAATGGAAGTGAGAGGTATTGGAATAGTAGATATAAGCAGGCTTTCTGGTATGAGTGCCATTAGGGATAAAAAAAGGCTTGATTTGGTGATTGAGCTTGAACAGTGGAAAGATGATGAGCAGTATGACAGAATGGGGCTTTATGATAAAACTTATAATATACTAAACACTGAAATACCTTATATAAAATTGCCTGTACGTGCCGGAAGAAACATATGTATATTAATAGAAACTGCTGCTAAGAATTTGCGTCTAAAAGAGATGGGCTACAACAGTGCTAAAGAATTAGATAAAGATTTAATAGAAGCTATGCAAAAAAAAGGTTCATAA
- the mnmA gene encoding tRNA 2-thiouridine(34) synthase MnmA, which translates to MSKIAVGMSAGVDSTTTAKLLKEQGNEVFGVTMLLWDGDERAPLSGSCYGPYQNKVVEECKKYAAQIGIDYYAFNVSELFQKKVIDYVKDSYKKGLTPNPCIMCNREIKFMALFDAIEKSGLTFDKFATGHYAGVRYDEEEKRYILLRGKNHIKDQSYFLYRLTQEQLSKIMFPMYEMTKEETRNLAREYSLIDVAEKNDSQDFFAGEYHRLFDEDLEGNIVHIETNEILGHHNGIWHYTVGQRKGLGIAYKEPLFIISLDSSTNTVYVGNKNHTIIDKVTIYDINWIVNKREKEFTALVKTRSAHKGTMANVVPIDDSRIDIHFLEPTGIVAKGQSCVCYDGEITLCGGIVY; encoded by the coding sequence ATGTCAAAAATAGCTGTTGGTATGAGTGCGGGAGTAGATTCTACAACAACGGCAAAACTTTTAAAAGAACAAGGTAATGAAGTTTTTGGCGTTACTATGCTTCTTTGGGACGGTGATGAAAGAGCTCCTTTAAGTGGTTCTTGTTATGGTCCTTATCAAAACAAAGTGGTAGAAGAATGCAAAAAATATGCCGCTCAAATTGGCATTGATTATTATGCTTTTAATGTTAGTGAATTATTTCAAAAAAAAGTAATAGATTATGTAAAAGATTCATACAAAAAAGGACTCACTCCAAACCCTTGTATAATGTGTAATAGAGAAATTAAGTTTATGGCTTTATTTGATGCCATAGAAAAAAGCGGTTTAACTTTCGATAAATTTGCTACTGGGCATTATGCAGGTGTGAGATATGATGAAGAGGAAAAAAGATATATACTTTTAAGAGGTAAAAATCATATAAAAGATCAATCTTATTTTTTATATAGATTAACTCAAGAGCAATTATCAAAAATAATGTTTCCTATGTATGAAATGACTAAGGAAGAAACAAGAAACTTAGCAAGAGAATATAGCCTTATTGATGTGGCAGAAAAAAATGACAGTCAAGATTTTTTTGCTGGGGAATATCATAGGTTATTTGATGAAGATTTAGAAGGAAATATTGTACATATAGAAACTAATGAAATATTAGGGCATCATAATGGAATATGGCATTATACGGTTGGGCAGAGAAAAGGACTTGGTATTGCATATAAAGAGCCTCTTTTTATAATCTCATTAGACAGCAGCACTAACACAGTTTATGTTGGAAATAAAAATCACACCATTATAGACAAAGTTACAATATATGACATAAATTGGATAGTAAACAAAAGAGAAAAAGAGTTTACAGCATTAGTAAAAACAAGAAGTGCACATAAAGGTACTATGGCTAATGTAGTGCCAATAGATGACAGCAGAATAGACATACATTTTTTAGAGCCTACAGGTATAGTAGCCAAAGGACAATCATGCGTTTGCTATGACGGCGAGATTACATTGTGCGGCGGAATTGTATATTAA
- a CDS encoding YbaN family protein, whose product MRILFIVLGFIFLGVGAVGIVVPILPTTPFLLLASFFFAKGSKRFHDWFLSTKLYKRYLESFVKSRAMTLKGKLTILIPVSCMLIITFILVDNIYARIVLIILFISKYVYFFTQIRTVSEEELSKMRISYQEEE is encoded by the coding sequence ATGAGAATATTATTTATAGTTTTAGGCTTTATATTTCTTGGGGTAGGGGCTGTTGGTATAGTTGTGCCTATTTTACCTACAACGCCGTTTTTACTCTTGGCTTCATTTTTCTTTGCTAAAGGCTCTAAAAGATTTCATGATTGGTTTTTATCTACAAAATTATACAAAAGATATTTAGAGAGTTTTGTAAAATCAAGAGCTATGACTCTAAAAGGAAAATTAACTATACTTATACCTGTAAGCTGCATGCTTATAATTACATTCATTTTAGTAGATAATATATATGCACGTATAGTTTTGATAATATTATTCATTTCAAAATATGTTTATTTCTTCACACAAATAAGAACAGTTTCAGAGGAAGAGTTAAGTAAGATGCGAATAAGCTATCAAGAAGAGGAATGA
- the rpmA gene encoding 50S ribosomal protein L27, protein MAHKKGGGSSKNGRDSQSKRLGVKVYGGEKVVSGNIIVRQRGTQFHVGKNVDIGRDHTIFATANGVVKFHTNKFGKKTISVIAE, encoded by the coding sequence ATGGCACATAAGAAAGGTGGCGGAAGTTCAAAAAATGGACGTGACAGTCAATCTAAACGTTTAGGTGTAAAAGTTTATGGTGGAGAAAAGGTTGTATCTGGTAACATTATAGTTAGACAAAGAGGTACACAATTCCATGTTGGTAAAAATGTGGATATAGGCAGAGACCATACTATTTTTGCAACTGCTAATGGTGTTGTTAAATTCCACACTAATAAGTTTGGTAAAAAAACTATAAGCGTAATAGCTGAATAA